The Halorussus limi genome includes a region encoding these proteins:
- a CDS encoding PAS domain S-box protein has product MDSAESTRHVFADTLAAFDATPPAPPLTTSEVADVVDCSRRTAYNRLEQLVEDELLETKKVGASGRVWWRSRPTTASQPTADLAHGSYESVVSDVFGTADVGVFLLDDDFDVVWINDSIERYFGLDSAAIVGRDKRQLIRETIGDVVAEPDDFAETVIATYDDNTYAEEFECRITAGNGRNERWLEHRSKPIETGEYAGGRVELYYDITAQKASERALREREHQFRSLVQTVDEYAIFMLDPDGRVVTWNEGAERIKGYSRKDAIDKHVSTFYTKTDRAENVPVRNLATAARDGFVEVEGWRVRKDGTRFWAKVSISAIRDDDGTLQGYAKVTQDMTDRRKHERQLRRERDLVENLFDVSPTGLMVFDTDGDLQRLNSRAKDILGLSHGEHYAASEVDLVGPDGQPLSFEERPLARTLTTGEAVTNQVVREAEATDGDRRWFSISTRPIRDDDNTLKQVVVCTDEITELKEQARQLEQQRDSLQHELDEVFARVDDAFYALDDEYRFTYVNDRAEELLGQPEAELYGQNVWEVLDVADDDPLRKQFETALATQESQIFERFSEPLGIWETVRIYPSESGLSVYFRDITERKEDEQEIVALNRLNTIVRDITDAVIDQSTREEIERVVCDALAEADVYKFAWIANVNPTTNSVYSRIEAGVDGYIGDVSISVDSDDPHGQGPAGRAIHTHEVQVTRDAFDDSAFEPWRDLAREYGYRSSAAIPIVYEGTLYGIIGVYSARKGAFHDGEREALGQLGEVVGHAIAALERKQALMTDTVVELEFRIPGFVEGAAPKSDADGTITLNQTVPIGDGIYLQYGTVTDDAVSTLEALVDELPFWDDVTITEQAVGDATFELRLTEPPVVSELASRGGRVKHPRIGDGDLEMTVYLPHSVDVHRITDVLEDVYPETELVTRHSVVQTDDTAKRVAEAFADDLTNRQRAVVEAAYHAGFFEWPRQSSGEEVADSLNIAGPTFHQHLRLAQQKLLGELVASATASVGE; this is encoded by the coding sequence ATGGACTCCGCCGAGTCGACGCGACACGTGTTCGCGGACACGCTCGCCGCCTTCGACGCGACGCCGCCAGCACCCCCGCTGACGACCAGCGAGGTCGCCGATGTCGTCGACTGTTCGCGGCGGACCGCGTACAATCGGCTGGAACAGCTGGTCGAAGACGAACTCCTTGAGACCAAGAAGGTCGGGGCGAGCGGCCGCGTCTGGTGGCGTTCCCGGCCGACCACCGCGTCCCAGCCGACCGCCGACCTCGCACACGGCAGTTACGAATCGGTCGTGAGCGACGTCTTCGGCACGGCGGACGTTGGCGTCTTCCTGCTCGACGACGACTTCGACGTCGTGTGGATTAACGACTCTATCGAACGCTACTTCGGACTCGACTCGGCGGCCATCGTCGGACGAGACAAACGGCAACTCATCCGGGAGACGATCGGGGATGTCGTCGCGGAACCCGACGACTTCGCCGAGACCGTGATCGCCACGTACGACGACAACACGTATGCCGAGGAATTTGAGTGCCGAATCACGGCTGGTAACGGGCGTAACGAGCGATGGCTCGAACACCGGAGTAAACCCATTGAGACTGGCGAGTATGCCGGCGGCCGCGTCGAACTCTACTACGACATCACTGCCCAGAAGGCGTCCGAGCGGGCACTCCGCGAGCGCGAGCACCAGTTCCGCTCGCTCGTACAGACAGTCGACGAATATGCAATCTTCATGCTCGACCCCGACGGCCGCGTCGTGACGTGGAACGAGGGGGCCGAGCGGATCAAGGGCTATTCCCGTAAAGACGCCATCGACAAGCACGTCTCGACGTTCTACACCAAGACGGACCGTGCTGAGAACGTGCCTGTACGGAACCTCGCTACTGCCGCACGTGACGGCTTCGTCGAGGTCGAGGGCTGGCGGGTGCGAAAGGACGGCACGCGGTTCTGGGCGAAAGTCAGCATCTCGGCAATCCGCGACGATGACGGCACTCTTCAAGGGTACGCGAAGGTGACCCAAGACATGACCGACCGCCGTAAACACGAGCGACAACTCCGCCGCGAGCGTGACCTCGTCGAGAACCTCTTCGACGTGAGTCCTACTGGCCTCATGGTGTTCGACACCGACGGCGACCTCCAGCGGTTGAACTCTCGTGCAAAGGACATCCTCGGGCTTTCTCACGGTGAGCACTACGCCGCCAGTGAGGTTGATCTCGTCGGGCCGGACGGCCAACCCCTGTCGTTCGAGGAGCGCCCGCTGGCGCGGACGTTGACGACGGGCGAGGCAGTCACCAATCAGGTCGTTCGAGAGGCAGAGGCAACCGACGGTGACCGTCGGTGGTTTTCAATCAGTACCAGACCAATCCGTGACGACGACAACACCCTCAAACAGGTAGTCGTCTGCACCGACGAGATTACGGAGCTCAAGGAACAGGCCCGACAGCTGGAGCAACAGCGCGACAGCCTCCAGCACGAGCTCGACGAGGTGTTCGCCCGAGTTGACGACGCGTTTTATGCCCTCGACGATGAGTATCGATTCACCTACGTCAACGACCGCGCCGAAGAATTACTTGGACAGCCCGAAGCGGAACTTTACGGTCAGAACGTCTGGGAAGTGCTGGACGTAGCCGACGACGATCCCCTTCGCAAGCAATTCGAAACCGCACTGGCAACGCAGGAATCCCAGATTTTCGAGCGGTTCTCAGAGCCACTCGGAATTTGGGAAACCGTCAGAATCTATCCGTCGGAGTCTGGGTTGTCAGTCTACTTCCGTGACATCACCGAGCGCAAGGAGGACGAACAAGAAATTGTCGCTCTCAATCGCCTGAATACCATCGTTCGCGACATCACCGACGCGGTCATCGACCAGTCGACCCGCGAGGAAATCGAACGAGTCGTCTGCGACGCACTTGCCGAGGCGGACGTCTACAAGTTTGCGTGGATCGCAAACGTCAACCCGACGACGAACTCAGTGTACTCCCGGATTGAAGCCGGTGTCGACGGCTACATTGGCGATGTGTCGATCTCTGTCGACTCGGATGACCCCCACGGGCAGGGGCCCGCCGGTCGGGCTATTCACACCCACGAGGTACAAGTCACCCGAGACGCGTTCGACGATTCGGCTTTCGAACCGTGGCGCGACCTCGCTCGCGAGTACGGCTATCGGTCGTCGGCAGCAATCCCCATCGTCTACGAGGGCACGCTGTACGGTATCATCGGCGTGTACTCCGCCCGGAAAGGAGCGTTTCACGACGGTGAGCGCGAGGCTCTCGGCCAGCTGGGGGAAGTCGTCGGGCACGCGATTGCGGCCCTCGAACGTAAGCAGGCGTTGATGACCGACACCGTCGTCGAACTAGAGTTCCGGATTCCGGGCTTCGTCGAGGGAGCGGCCCCCAAATCGGACGCCGACGGGACGATCACGTTAAATCAGACTGTCCCAATCGGAGATGGCATTTACCTACAGTACGGTACCGTGACCGACGACGCGGTCTCGACGCTGGAGGCGCTCGTCGACGAACTTCCTTTCTGGGACGACGTGACTATTACAGAGCAAGCGGTCGGAGATGCGACGTTCGAGCTTCGGCTGACGGAACCGCCGGTCGTGTCGGAGCTTGCTAGCCGCGGCGGCCGCGTGAAACACCCCCGCATCGGGGATGGAGACCTTGAGATGACGGTTTACCTCCCGCACAGCGTCGACGTCCACCGAATCACCGACGTGCTGGAGGATGTGTATCCTGAGACCGAGTTGGTTACGCGACATAGCGTCGTTCAGACTGATGATACGGCGAAACGCGTGGCAGAGGCGTTTGCTGACGATCTCACCAACCGACAGCGGGCGGTCGTCGAGGCCGCGTACCACGCGGGATTCTTCGAGTGGCCCCGCCAGAGTTCGGGCGAGGAGGTAGCCGACTCGTTGAACATCGCCGGCCCGACGTTTCACCAGCATCTACGTCTCGCCCAGCAGAAATTGCTGGGCGAGTTGGTGGCCAGCGCTACGGCGAGCGTCGGAGAATAA
- a CDS encoding SDR family oxidoreductase, translating to MGDLLTDRVAVVTGGSSGIGRSIARAFAEHGADVVVADVRETPREGGAPTHELLEDETDANAAFVECDVTDVEDIESAMSAADEFGGIDVMVNNAGIFRLEEFLDVTPGEYDRLMDVNVKGMFFGAQRAAARMLEHDGGSIINVSSIAGIVGNGRYVTYCTSKGAVRLLTYALAHSLGPEGIRVNAIHPGGVETAMSEDANLGPEATEAFVEMIPQRRMGQPEDIAGAALFLASDLASYVTGESLVVDGGYTYTG from the coding sequence ATGGGGGATTTGCTGACAGACCGTGTGGCAGTGGTGACAGGCGGATCAAGCGGTATCGGTCGGAGTATCGCCCGGGCGTTCGCGGAACACGGGGCCGACGTGGTGGTCGCCGACGTTCGAGAGACGCCGCGGGAAGGGGGAGCACCGACGCACGAACTTCTCGAAGACGAGACGGACGCGAACGCGGCGTTCGTCGAGTGCGACGTCACCGACGTTGAGGACATCGAGTCGGCCATGAGCGCGGCCGACGAGTTCGGAGGTATCGACGTGATGGTCAACAACGCCGGCATCTTCCGACTGGAGGAGTTCCTGGATGTCACGCCCGGGGAGTACGACCGGTTGATGGACGTCAACGTCAAGGGGATGTTCTTCGGCGCCCAACGCGCCGCGGCGCGAATGCTCGAGCACGACGGCGGCAGTATCATCAACGTCTCGAGTATCGCCGGCATCGTCGGCAACGGCAGGTACGTCACGTACTGCACTTCGAAAGGTGCCGTCCGCCTGTTGACCTACGCGCTCGCTCACAGTCTCGGCCCCGAAGGAATCCGCGTCAATGCAATTCATCCAGGGGGTGTCGAGACCGCGATGTCCGAGGACGCGAACCTAGGTCCCGAGGCGACCGAGGCGTTCGTAGAGATGATTCCCCAACGCCGGATGGGCCAACCCGAGGACATCGCCGGGGCTGCACTCTTCCTAGCGAGCGACCTGGCGTCCTACGTTACCGGCGAGTCGCTCGTCGTCGACGGTGGATACACCTACACCGGATAG
- a CDS encoding multicopper oxidase domain-containing protein has product MLSIAPSFFLVGVVGRVMVSNNRNVSRRRVLRIGRGAALLGITGSRGVHGLGAESLDGSQEEVGGDGQDATLVAMEGRVEVAPGETSDTWLYDDRYPGPELRVSEGDTLRVSVENRLPEETTVHWHGIPVPNPMDGVPNVTHDPVPPGETFTYEYEASPAGTYVYHSHVGLQFDRALNGPLIVEEESPHVEYDREFTLVVDD; this is encoded by the coding sequence ATGTTGAGCATTGCCCCCTCGTTTTTTCTCGTCGGCGTGGTAGGGCGCGTGATGGTCAGCAACAACCGGAACGTATCACGGCGACGTGTGTTGCGCATCGGAAGGGGTGCGGCACTGCTGGGAATCACAGGAAGCAGGGGGGTGCACGGGTTGGGAGCAGAGTCCCTCGATGGGTCTCAAGAGGAAGTAGGCGGGGACGGACAGGACGCGACTCTCGTCGCCATGGAAGGACGAGTCGAGGTAGCACCGGGCGAGACCAGCGACACGTGGTTGTACGACGACCGGTATCCCGGACCGGAACTCCGCGTGAGCGAGGGGGACACGTTGCGCGTCTCCGTCGAGAATCGATTGCCGGAGGAAACGACCGTTCACTGGCATGGCATTCCCGTCCCCAATCCGATGGACGGCGTTCCGAACGTCACGCATGACCCGGTCCCGCCCGGCGAGACGTTCACGTACGAGTACGAAGCGTCGCCGGCGGGCACCTACGTCTATCACAGCCATGTCGGTCTCCAATTCGACAGGGCGCTCAACGGGCCATTGATCGTCGAGGAGGAGTCGCCCCACGTCGAGTACGATCGGGAGTTCACGCTGGTCGTCGACGACTAA